In the genome of Globicephala melas chromosome 3, mGloMel1.2, whole genome shotgun sequence, one region contains:
- the CDX1 gene encoding homeobox protein CDX-1, whose product MYVGYVLDKESPVYPGPARPASLGLGPQAYGPPPPPQYPDFTGYSHVEPGPVPPAAWSTPFSAPKDEWAAAYSPGPAASTASPAPLAFGPPPDFSAVPAPPGPGPGLLAQPLSGPGAPSSPGAQRRTPYEWMRRSVAAGGGGGSGKTRTKDKYRVVYTDHQRLELEKEFHYSRYITIRRKSELAANLGLTERQVKIWFQNRRAKERKVNKKKQQQQPSQPPPPAHDVTATPAGPPLGGLCPSSASLLGTSSPMPVKEEYLP is encoded by the exons ATGTACGTGGGCTATGTGCTGGACAAGGAATCCCCCGTGTACCCCGGCCCCGCCAGGCCCGCCAGTCTCGGCCTGGGCCCGCAAGCCTACGGTCCCCCGCCGCCTCCGCAGTACCCCGACTTCACCGGCTACTCTCACGTGGAGCCGGGCCCCGTGCCCCCTGCGGCCTGGAGCACGCCCTTCTCTGCGCCCAAGGACGAATGGGCCGCCGCCTACAGTCCGGGCCCCGCGGCCTCCACCGCCAGCCCGGCCCCGCTGGCATTCGGGCCCCCTCCGGACTTTAGCGCGGTGCCCGCGCCCCCGGGGCCTGGGCCGGGTCTCCTGGCGCAGCCCCTCAGCGGCCCAGGCGCACCATCCTCGCCCGGAGCGCAAAGGCGGACGCCCTACGAGTGGATGCGGCGCAGCGTGGCGGCCGGAGGCGGCGGTGGCAGCG GTAAGACACGGACCAAGGACAAATACCGCGTGGTCTACACCGACCACCAGCGCCTGGAGCTGGAGAAGGAATTCCACTACAGCCGTTACATCACCATACGGCGGAAGTCAGAGCTGGCCGCCAATCTGGGACTCACTGAACGTCAG GTAAAGATCTGGTTCCAAAACCGGCGGGCAAAGGAGCGCAAAGTGAACAAGAAGAAGCAACAGCAGCAGCCTTCACAGCCACCCCCGCCCGCCCACGATGTCACCGCCACTCCAGCTGGGCCACCTCTGGGGGGCCTGTGCCCCAGCTCCGCCAGCCTCCTGGGCACCTCCTCCCCAATGCCTGTCAAGGAGGAGTACCTACCGTAG